A genomic segment from Pseudomonas sp. S09G 359 encodes:
- the ompR gene encoding two-component system response regulator OmpR produces the protein MSSTAQTAEGEKILIVDDDPGLSSLLERFFNSKGYRARAVPNTEQMDRLLGREVFNLVVLDLMLPGEDGLTACKRLRGANNQIPIIMLTAKGDELSRIKGLELGADDYLAKPFNPDELMARVKAVLRRQAPPVPGAPGSEDESVTFGDYELSLATRELKRGDEVHMLTTGEFAVLKALVMNARQPLTRDKLMNLARGREWDALERSIDVQISRLRRMIEPDPSKPRYIQTVWGVGYVFVPDGTATK, from the coding sequence ATGAGCAGCACTGCACAAACTGCTGAAGGCGAAAAAATTCTCATCGTTGATGACGATCCGGGGCTGAGCAGCCTGCTGGAGCGGTTTTTCAACTCCAAGGGCTATCGTGCCCGCGCGGTGCCGAACACCGAGCAGATGGACCGCCTGTTGGGGCGTGAAGTATTCAACCTGGTCGTACTCGACCTGATGTTGCCGGGCGAAGACGGCCTCACCGCCTGCAAACGCCTGCGCGGCGCAAACAACCAGATTCCGATCATCATGCTCACCGCCAAGGGTGATGAGCTGAGCCGCATCAAGGGCCTTGAACTGGGCGCTGATGACTACCTGGCCAAGCCTTTCAACCCTGACGAGTTGATGGCCCGGGTCAAGGCCGTATTGCGCCGCCAGGCACCCCCGGTACCGGGCGCGCCGGGCAGCGAAGACGAAAGCGTCACCTTTGGCGACTACGAACTGTCGCTGGCCACTCGTGAGCTCAAGCGCGGCGACGAAGTGCACATGCTCACCACGGGTGAATTCGCGGTACTCAAGGCCCTGGTGATGAACGCGCGCCAGCCGCTGACCCGCGACAAGCTGATGAACCTGGCCCGTGGCCGGGAATGGGACGCCCTGGAGCGCTCCATCGACGTGCAGATCTCCCGTCTGCGCAGGATGATCGAGCCGGACCCGTCCAAGCCACGGTATATACAGACGGTGTGGGGCGTGGGTTATGTGTTTGTGCCGGATGGCACCGCAACCAAGTGA